Below is a genomic region from Drosophila albomicans strain 15112-1751.03 chromosome 2R, ASM965048v2, whole genome shotgun sequence.
GACTTGAGTTCTAGAGATTTTTGTAAGTCGTGTGACGGGTCAGTGTTGCCATGGTGAGTTGACTTTGATTTGTCAAGCAATCGTTGTTTACTGACGTCGACGAGAAGATGATGTGCGGCAAGGAAGTCTGCTCCGATTATAGGTGTTTGTACATCAGCGATGATGAATGGCCATGTGAGCGAGCGATACAGGGCTAGGTCGAGCTGAAGAGTACAATTTCCGTAGGTTTTGATTGTAGATTGATTGGCGGCATACAGATAAAGTCTGCCGTTGATGCGTGTGTGCGGTGCCATGCTGCGTGGGATCACTGACACCACTGATCCGGAGTCAATGAGAAATGATTGGTTTGACAAGCGATCTTTGATGTGTAGACGCCGGTCCAGGCCAATTTGTTGAATGTCGTTTGgagttttgttgctgctggtggtttCTGCGCTACCGTTTACCAGCTGAGTCAACGGTAGCGTCTTTAGTTTGACGACTGGTAACGTGGACATGCTAACTGGCACTTGCGAGCATTCTCACCGAATCTAGTGTTGTAGAAACATAGTTTTGAACCGACATCATTAGAGATATCATGTGTGTGCCGTGACAATTACGCATGTTTTGATTGGCGTAACTGTTCCTGAAGCTTGTCGACTTTTGTAGTGAGCGCTCGTAATGCCGATGTTACTTCTGACATGCCGGTTTGCTTGCCGCTCAGAGCATCAACTTGGTGCTGCTGTTCTGTTAGTGCCGTTGACTCAACAAATGCAGAACCTGGCCCGCTAGCTTCAAGCATTTTATCTGCAATCTCCTCCAATTTGTCAAGGTTGTTCTCGTCCCATACCGAAATGAACGGTCTGATCGAGTTTGGAAGCTCCGCCAAAAACAACGATCGAATAACTGCTTCGCAGCCCGTGGTTGGTGCTAAACGCCGCATGTGGTCAAGGATGTCTGACGGTTTCTTGCCAACAGTTTCGCGGCCACGCAAAAGCCTTTTCAGCTTTGAGTCTGATGATTCTGCGAATTTGTCAAGCACGCGTTGCTTTAAAGTGGCATAGTTGTTTGTAAGCGGTGGTTTGGCAATTACATCCTCCTCCAAATTCACAGATATAATGTCGAATTTGTTATCGTCCGTGACATTTTGCAGATGAAATAGGCGATCCAACTGAGAAAACCAAAGCTGaggatttgttttgttgaatTTCGGAATGCGAAGTTGCACGCATTGCGATGAGAATCCAGCTGGTTGGCCATGTGACTGCAGTTGCTCGAGTTGCTGTTTCAGATCCCGCAGTTGTTCTGCGAGGTTTTGATCGTGTGCCTGCATGTTTGCGTCAAAAAATACGTCTTCAGTGTCATGAGCTTGGCATTCCACTGAACGTAAATTGTAGTTGTGTTTTTGCAGTCGGGGTCACCACTTTGGCGTCTTCATTGGTGCGGTGATTTAATGAAAACGCCGTTGTATTTTAACTTAACTTTATTGATTATTCTAAACGTATCACTGGTGAAATTGAAAGCACAAATTCAAGTGGCTTCGCCATGAAGTTGGCTGCGATCGATTCGCGGGTTGCCCAACTAATCATTTTGCGTTGACAGCTGATCGTTCGGTGTTGCCAGCATATGGGCAATAGGTGGATGACAGAGTTGCCACATATCGCCATCTAGTGGCGCCACCTATATGTCAACTAGTGCGTTAGAATCTGCTATCCTTTATCGACTTCCAACCAGTGTTGCCAGTTTAGCAATTTAGTTGCTAGATCTAgcaacttttcaaaatatttgcaacttttttttttgaaaatgctattagctacaaatctagcaactttttattttttgttagctattttagcaatttttcatttatactttacttaaagcccttttattttgtattctcttTTTGCCATTCACTGCAAAAATTGCGATTAATAGTTCACAATGAAATCGGAACTTGTATTTAACTCAACGGTTCGATTATAAGAGCTACTTGAACCAAAACCCTTTTAGTGATTTAGCAAATTTTGCGCTCAAAATCTTTTCCCTACCTTGGTCGAACGCTGAAGTTGAGCGTATATTCTCACAAATGAATAtagcaaaacataaattacgTAACTGTATGAGCATTATAACATTAAATGCGATATTGCATATAAGGTTAGTTTGAgtttaaacaattgaaaatacgAGCCGATATAGCGACAGGTTGCTAGTCTCGCTAGGAGACTCCTACCAGCTAGACCGTTGAGGCGATTGAAGCGTCAAGGTTTCGCCAAAACGATAACCCAATAGTATACTTCACATAATCTCCTTAAACTAATATGAGGTTTGgttcaaaaaaatacatttttagctGTGTTGTTATAGTACTATTTTCTTCCTGCTGTACTGGTTCGATACTTAATAAAGAAgctaattataaaaatataattaaaaaaaaaatatttatatatgttttggATTACATATGTAGgcataacaaatgttgccaTAATTATGTACTTCCCTACGAGTACTTAGTTAAAATTTCAGGAAACGTAAAGTACACGGATAGTAGGGAAGCAGAAGAATTGGACGAAATTCtaagtattttgtaatgtTAACAAAAGAAGATATGAAATcctgtttatttaaattttttaatttttaatttcaatattttattctcaaatcatttaaaaatgtacatactatttgaaaaagaacatttaaaagatttagcaattttttttggcaattttttgataatttttagcaatttttagcaataattatgtttttgtCATCGGTGCGAAAATGAGCTTCGAACAAAGAGCcaacattaaattttgttttaaaacttttacCGAAACGTTTCAATTGATGGAAAAAAGTTTATGACGATGGTTGCCTATCCCGTAGCAGAGTGCACAAGTGGTTTCAACGTTTTCAAAGTGATCGTGAGGACATAAATGACGATGAACATGTGGGCCAACCAAAATCCGTGATCACCGAAAATTCCATCGAAACTGTGCGtgaattcataaaaaatcaGCCGAAATCATCATTGAAATTGATGAAAATAGAATTGAAAATCTCCACAACATCGATTTATCGCATTTTGACCGAACATTTGGGCTTTCAAAAGGTGTGTGCACGGTTTATTCCGCACAAATTGACTGACGTCCAAAAATTGCTCAGAATTCAACATTCGAAGGACCGACTATTTGACcaaaaatcacattttaaCCATTAAACACTCCCCGTATTCACATGATATTGAACCGTGCGACTTCTATCTTTTcggaaaaatgcatttgccgaTGA
It encodes:
- the LOC127566220 gene encoding uncharacterized protein LOC127566220; this encodes MQAHDQNLAEQLRDLKQQLEQLQSHGQPAGFSSQCVQLRIPKFNKTNPQLWFSQLDRLFHLQNVTDDNKFDIISVNLEEDVIAKPPLTNNYATLKQRVLDKFAESSDSKLKRLLRGRETVGKKPSDILDHMRRLAPTTGCEAVIRSLFLAELPNSIRPFISVWDENNLDKLEEIADKMLEASGPGSAFVESTALTEQQHQVDALSGKQTGMSEVTSALRALTTKVDKLQEQLRQSKHA